CATATTatcaaacaaaaaatttgaGTGTAATTATTAGACTCCTGCCTTGGATATTTTCTTTTAGCTTTTACCATCTTATTCATTATGTCGAAATTTTGTGCTCATAAATGAGTGAAACTCGCATGCTTTGTTTTCCTTGTTGAATTCACATGCAGTTGAAAGTATGACCTTCTAtgctaaaaaaatataatatggagttaatagaaatgAAGTTCTAGTGAGAAGACGAATATAGATACCAAATATTAGTCACTAGTGAAGAATTATTAAAGAAGAAACATAAAGTTATGTCATGTGCTTTTCAGAATCAATTTATAACATTTGGTTTTGTAGAAATCCTGTTGTTTTTAAGAAGGCTTTTAAATCAGTAAATGATTTTGTAAAAGAGATCTTGTTTAAGGTCTCTTGTAGAAGCACTAATTAGATTATTGGTAATATCTTAGGTTGGGTAGGTGCCTCTGTTAGAGGTGATTTTGTTTGGTGGCCCTCGATTAATGTAACCTTGATGTTTCAAGGTCTCTTTTGTTGTTAATAAAATCATTGTTAATTGCCAAGAAAAGAAACCATAAAGTTATGTTATGAATTATATGTTATATCAAGGTTCTAATAATGATCATAACGTTTACCTATAAAATTTCATATTATACAACGCATATTACTAATTATATATCTTATTACTATACTATTTTTCGTATAGATATGGATACAAGTTGGATAGATCTACCCACTGGCCACCCTGAATATGTCGATGGTTGTATGCAATTCATTGCGTTTGCCAAGCAAGGTCTATTCGAAGGAAAAATTAGATGTCCATGTAAGAACTGTAAGGTGGATAAATGGTTCCCGGTTAATGATGTAGAGCGACATATTTTGTTTAAGGGGTTTTATAAGTCGTATAGAAATTGGATCTTTCGTGGTAAAGGGGATATGGTTCAACGTATGTTAGGGAgtgatggagggagtactagtgAAGGATCCCTTGGTAATAAAAAGTGGGTTTGTAGGTCGAGATAATATGGGAGGACTATTAAGATCAGCTTTTAGTGTTAATGTGCCACCCAATTTTCCAACTTTTGAAGCAAGAGAGGATGGTGAATGGTATGAGGAGCCCGTGTCATACGACACAGATGTTCAATATGATGATTTTACAATAGAAGAAGATGCGACATATAAGAAGCTACTTCAAGCTTCTGAGGAGAAATTATATGAGGGGTGTATTAATTTTTCAAAGTTATCTTTTCTTCTACACTTATTTCACTTGAAGTGTATGCATCACTGGTCCATTGAATCTTTCAATATGCTCTTGAAGCTGATTTTAGATGCATTTCCTCAAATACTTGATTTTCCCTCGTCTTATTATTACAGtaagaaaatgataaaagaCTTGGGCCTTGGGTATGAAAAAATTGATGCTTGTCCTAATGATTGTATGCTGTATTGGGGTGAATTTTTAGAGAAAGACAAGTGTCATGTTTGTGGTAAATCGAGGTGGAAAACAACCAAGGGTAAGAAGAGTGACGATGTAAGTGATCAAGGTACGAATACTTGTAAGAAAGGTGTGCCAGCTAAGGTAATGCGATATTTTCCTCTTATCCCAAGACTAAAAAGAATCTACATGTCATCAGAAACAGCAGAAAATATGAGATGGCATGATACAGAGCGATTGGGTGAAGATGATAAGAAGATTTTGAGGCATCCTTCCGATGCCATAGCGTGGAAGGCATTTGATGAGCGTTATACAGATTTTGCATTAGACCCTCGTAGTGTTCGATTAGGTCTTGCGAGCGATGGGTTTAATCCTTACCGTTTAATGAACACTACTTATAGTACATGGCCAGTGGTGTTGATTCCTTATAATCTTCCACCATGGCTATGTATGAAACCATCTTCTTTCATTTTGTCCACACTTATTCCCGGAAAAGCAAGTCCTGGAAATGATATTGGCGTGTATTTGCAACCATTAGTTCATGAGTTGAAATTGCTGTGGGGAGGGGTTGAAGCTTTTGATGCTTTTGACGGAGTGAAATTTAATTTGCGCGCGGCTCTGCTTTGGACTATTAATGACTTTCCTAGCTATGCAATGCTCTCTGGTTTGAGCACAAAAGGTTACAATGCATGTCCTATATGCATGGATTCCACACCCTCTGATAGATTTGGGAACAAGATTTGTTATTGTAGCTATAGAAAATGGTTACCCGCAGATCACCCATATCGACGTCAGGGTGTAAAGTTTTGTGAGAAGTTTGGAACTAATGAGTTGGGTGAAGCCCCATCTCGTCCTAGCGGCACTGATATATTGAGGCAACAAGAAAAGGTCGAGTATGTTTATGGAAAGTCAAAGGCACCACCGAAAAAGAGACAAAGAGGACATACTGATAACAATGATGTCCAAGATGAAATTGTCTTTGGTACCTAGAGAAGCATATTCTTTGATTTGGTGTATTGGGAGCATAATCTTCTAAGGCATAATTTAGACGTtttgcacattgagaaaaatgtgtctGAGAATCTTTTGGGAACACTTCTTAGTATGGATAAGAGTAGAGATAATAGGGATGATCGAGAAGCCCTTGAAGCATGGACAATAAAGACTCACCTTTGGCTTAGTGCTGATCACAATGGAAATGAATACATGCCTTCAGCTTCCTATTCTATGTCTAGGGAGGAAAAAGAGAGATTCTTAAATGTTTTGGAGAAACTTAAAGTTCCGGATGGATATGGATCCAACCTTTCTAGTTGTGTGAATATGAAGCAAAGGGAGTTGATTAACCTCAAGAGTCATGACAACCATGTGCTAATGCAAGATATACTCCCCGTCGCCTTAAGAGCTTCTAATGCTACAAAGGTGATTGACTTGTTGGCTAGATTGTCTTCGTTTTTCAAGAAGTTGTGCTCCACCAGTATTGATCCAGATGATTTAGATGGTCTTCAAGATGGAATTGTTTTAACTCTTTGTCAGTTGGAAATGGAGTTTTTGCCTTCATTTTTCACAATCATGGTCCATTTGTTGATTCACTTAGTGGAGGAGGTTAAACTTGGTGGACCAGTGCAATACAGATGAATGTATCCCATTGAAAGGTTTATATCTTACCtatgtgaattatatttttttattaaataatttacaTTTATTATATACAAACATTttatttgaaaggtatttgTCCCATTTGAAGTCACATGTAACCAATAAAGCCCAACCTGAAGGATCTATCGCGGAAGGCTACCTTTTAGAGGAGACAATTAGGTTTTGCTCGAGATATCTTCAAGGTGTTAAGACCATCTTCAACATGCCTAAAAGGATGGATGATGACATTTCAAATTCTGATGATTACTTATTTAATTCCGGCGGTCGAGTCATTGGAAAGGAAGTCAGCATTCGCCTTGATGGTCAAAGCTTAAAACAAGCCCATCGCTACGTTTTACTTCACTCTGATGAGATCAAAGGGGATCTAGAGTAAGTATTATGTTGGTTTTCTTTTGAATAACAAATTTTGTAATAAATCACTCTTATGTTTTTTCTTCTTCCATGAAGTGAATTTTTAACCGAGAAGCGTCAAATGAACTTAGAAACTTCCGTCGCGGAGAGTGATGAAAGTAAATGGATCATCAATGAATTTGGAGGGTGGCTGCGAAACAAGGTTACTTAAGTTCTTTTAATGTTAATACATACTTctgtttttgaaaaaataaactttATTTGATATAATTAAGTATTATCGTAGGTACATTCCATAGATGCAACCACCGAAGATGGGAAACTAAGAAACCCTTTGGCGGGTGGTTTGCATTCTTATGGCAGAAAATTAAAAGGATACATAATCAATGGATACAAATTCCTTTCCACTGATCGCGATTGtcgtcttttgacacaaaattctGGAGTTATGGTTGAAGCGGATGGAGTGGCATACTACGGAAAAGTGATGGATATCTATGAATTAAATTACTATGGAGATTATAAAGTTGTATTGTTTCGTTGTGATTGGGTAGACATTCGTAGGGGTGTAAGAACATATCCAAACGGCGGAGTATGTGTCAATTTCTCAAAATTGATGCATACTGGACGATTGTTGCAAGATGATCCATTTGTATTCTCATCTCAAGCAAAACAAGTCTTTTACATAGAAGATGAGATACAAAAAGGATGGTTTCATGTTGTTAAGAATAAGCCTAGAGATTTGTTTGATTTAGGTGATTCTTTACCAGTAGCGGAAGAGGGTGGGGCCGATTGATCATGCTTATTTATTTTACGCCGTTATTCATTGTATTTGTATTCTATTGATTCGATCTATGgacttattatcttttattttcaatGTACTAGTTATATCATGCTCTTTTCCGGAAGCTCTTGGGTTACTCTCTTGTATTGTCTCTTGGTTATTGGGAATATTGCATAATAGAGTAAGGATCGAGGTGAGTGACTAATGAAGGGAAAGATTAAAAGGAAAGACTGGGATGATGGATTGTGGATAAATTTGCAATTCAGCAATATGATATCTGAATTTAGTTTAATGCTTGAAACAACGTTTAATCTTATATCATTCACCTTAATTAGGTTTGCAGATTAACACATTTATTTCTCTGTACACCCATATATAGTGGTAAGCCTATTGACGGTTTCACCCATATGAATGTCTTCACAATGTAGCATGACTGAAGTTTGTAGCAAATTACTgaaattttattcaaaataaAACTAACTAAAGGTTGAGCATCTGCATCTGTGCTGCTGGTTTCAAGCTGAGTTCAGCCTTTTCTTCTAGTTGTTCTGGGTAGGGTTCTCTATTCTGTTCTGATGTATGCAGGGGctggtttttttttctcttgcATTCTGGTTCTTTTCTCTTGCAGTCTGGTTGCAGGCGACTTATCGGTTGAGGTCTGCTACTATCTTTTTACGTTACAGTTGATTCTTCTGTGTTGGCTGGCTTCTTAAGTGTTTCAGCTTCCTGTTGTGTTGACTTCCCGCCTGCTATGCTAATATTTATGAGTAGATTGCTTTTGCAACTCAGTAGCAGGCAACTTACTATTTAGAAGCTTAATATAGATGTGGAGTTAATTGGCCGACTATGAACCAaaggataagtctcatgtattGTTTCTCTTGTCTTTGTGATAGAATGGAtagatgtgtgtgtgtgtggcggGGGATGTTTCGATGCGTTTCTTTGAAATGGACAGTAAATCTGGTTGTGTAGGCAGCTTCGTGGGATATACCAAGTCACCTTACCTTTCACGTTCCTTATTTGTAACTAATTTTACTTGTAACTGATATAGTGGTCATTGGGCAAAGTTAAATCGTGAGCATAGTTTAAATTATTGGGCGGTTAAACCCCAGAATGAATTTGCTGTCAAATTCGACTTACTGGTTCCATCTTTACttacatcatcatcattatcaacaACCGGCTTACTTCTGATACATTCATCATTGTCTTGCACCTCATCAGACTTGTTTAACACTAGTGTGCCACACCTCTTTTTCCCCGCTATTTTACCAGCATGTTTTCCACCCTTACCAACTGCAACACTCTCATTGATTGTCAAATTGGACTTAGTACTGATCTGCTTTCCACCATCAACATTCGTTTTGTTTGCATCGCCCTCATTGACTTGCACCTCAGACTTGTTTAACACCAGAGTACCACCACGCCTCTTCTTCCCAGCTAATTTACCAGCAGATATAACACCCTTACTAGTACTTTGATCATTTGCAAGAACAGGTTCGTTTTCTTTGTCAAATTTCGTTTAATCAAGATGACAGTCTTGTAAAGATAACAGTTTTCTAGATTGATGTACTGTTTTTGGATTTGTTCTTGTCCAAGGGTCCCAGAGTAAACTTGGTGTGCATCAGGATTCAGTCTCAGTTTGTCCTTGGCCAGTAAGATTGCAGCCTGGATTCAGTCTCAATTTGTCCTTGGCCAGTAAGATTGCAGCCTGGCTGCATTTGCTGATATGCCAGGAGTTCTCTCTATAGGAGAAGTTGTCTCTTGGTTTATAGATCAGTGAATTTCTAGACAAAAGAAGTATGAGTCAATTTACTGCTAATCTGTGGTTCCATCTAGGATTTTATTAGTGTTTTCTGCTTCCATCTGTTTATAACAAGGTTTTTGAGTTGGTTGCTTATTTTGTACCCATAAAATAAGAGGGAGAATTTATTTGGTAACCATCTGACTGAAAAGGGGTGTTTGAACGGAGCTGTAATTACGAATTTCCGATTCAATTTCAAAGCAAATCTCCAAAAACAACCGTATCTAAACTTTGTTACCCTAGTGCGGATGAAAATTGTGGACCTGGTTGCTGGTGATTTATATGTACTTCGTTACAAGTTAATTAAGCCCTTCGTGGAAAATGGGAAGATAGAAAAGGGTTTGTTTAGAATTCAGATTTAAGTATGCTAGGGCTGTGAAATGGTGTTAAATATTGATTGATAAAAATAAGTTTCTTGTTTTCAAGAAACACAAACCTGTCAAGTATTATTTACAGAgtgtattttttgttttatgGAGCAAACTCTTTTCTGAAAGAATAATGGTTTTGTAAAGATAAATATTCTATTTAATCCAAGTCATGGTGTATTCCATGTTATTAGGTTCTGCATTCTTTGATTATTGAGTCTCTATGTTCATAATCGAACTTATTGGCTGACTGCACTGCTAGATTTTTTACGGTAGTCCATAAGAATTTTGAGCTGTGTATTTAGTTGTGGCCTTACTAGTTCAAATTACACTATCATCTTGATTAGACAAAGTATTAATTAATCCCAGATATGCAGCTTGCTTATATCCTATTTACTATTTAGTGTTTCATTCTTACATTTGTTggtttcatcattttttttttattcatggcTGATTGTGTTTCTTACTTGCTGAACAGGAACTAAAAAGTCATGACTTACAGTACTAAAAGAACATTTTTAGCTACCGATGACAGATCAAGCCTTGGTGCATCGAAGTCACCCAAACCTTCTGATCCATCACCCAAATCTTCTGATCCATCCATCCAAAACTGGGGACCGTTCACCCCTCCAACACTTGGAGTATCACAATCATTTGGGTCTGTTTCACAACCCATCAAACAACCCACAACTGCTAAAAAACCCACCTTTTCTACATCATCTCCTTCAATGGTTGCATCACAATCATCCATGCCTCGGTCTACTTCCATGATGTCAAAGCAAAAACTTAAGACATCATCAAAACTAGCTGTTACCCAGTCAAAACCATCCTCTAACCCATTACCACAATCAATTTCGCCAACTCTTACAGGAGCATCAAAACCGCAAACAAAGGTTGCACAAAGTAGATGGTCAAAAGGACCTTTGTTTCCCAACCTGATTGAAATAGGAGCACAAAAAACAGCAACAACGAATCTTGCAGCCTCACACCAACCTACTGTGAAGCCTAACCTGCAGAGTACTACTCAGCCTAATGTGAAGCCTATCCTCAAGCCTCCTATGCAGCCTATTACTCAAGCTACTGTGAAGCCTGTCATAGCTACCCGACAGCCTTCTCTGGAGCGGGACAAAGCTGCCCAACAACTTCATAAAGTTAGACATCAGCCTGAAAAAGCTTCACTCACAGGTACCAAACCACATTTGGAAAAAAGAGTGTTTTTTGCACCCATGAGAGTCAAATCTGTGATGTCACGACCTCCTACACCACCAATCACCATGTCAGGGAAAGATCGAGTCGGGAAGCTTGCTTCTGGTCAGGTGCCTCCAACTTACATGCATGTGagtgaaaatgtatttcaaaATCGATCTCCTCCATCCAATCACATCGAGGCTGAAGTTATGCCAACTTACAATTGGGAGGAATCAGAAGAATCAGCCTCTGAGAATGACGAAGAATTGGATGAAGAGGAAGGAAGGGATACTACCGTGAAAAAATCAATACCTCGACATCGGATTATTGTTCAAAATTGGCCGTATCAGAGGGAGTTTGATGACAAGGACGAGGTTATAGCTATAGGTAAACATTTCTCTACTTAAATTAAATATGCAAACTATGAATTATATTGGTGattttttctatctcatttaactCCATATCTCTGGCAGATGCTGAAGGAATGCACCACCTTGTGAAAGGTTCGGTTATGCCTCGAGACGTTTGGCTTGATACACCGGGATTCAGATACATTGTTAAGTTCAATGAATTCAACCAACCTCTTCATAAAGGTGGTAAAATCCTTGTGAGTTTCCTTGGTGATATTGCAAAAATAGATGATATGTGTCCAGTGGGATTGGATAGTTGGCGTGATCTGGGCGCTAACTTAAGAGCTAATATAGTTAAAGCTATTTGGGTATGTGGATTTATGCTTCTTAACACTTACATTTATTATAGTTTTGTTGCTGTTTTGTGTTGTTTCTGTTGTATGTTGATGCTGTTTTGTGCTGTTTCAATTCTGCTGTATTTTGTTGCTGTATCGTGTTGTTTCTGCTGTTTTTTGCTGCTGTATTGTGTAGATGTTTCTACTATACTGTGATGGTGCTGCTATGCACATACCCAAGGTTTGAAAAGGGTGGAAAAAAGTTTAAAGAAAAACTGGAATTACCAAGATTAAGATAAATGATGGCAACGAAACCAAAACTCATATCATCATGCTTAATGTGCAAACTGAAATATATTTCCTTTCATTAATTTGTTCATGTCTCGCTCCTAAGAGGGAATACAGATTAAGTAAACTAATTAGCTACCCTATACAGTATTAACATTAGGGATGAATTACTTTCCGTTTCTCTACAGACAAATCCTGATGAGAATTGAAAATCAGAAAAAGAGAAGCATATATACCTTGAACTAGCAACATTCTGTTGCGATCTTTGTCAGCTGGGTTCGTTCATGGTACTGAGGTCTTTCTGGTTAAAAATCATGTCAACTTTGACATAAGTAGCGCCATTACAGACCTATACCGTGCAACAGAAAAACAGAAATATCTCAGACatgaaaaaaattcaacattgtCTAGCTAACTAGAAGCTTaataatatacatatattgtACCTCATCCAAAGCATTGTCTAGAAGCTCGGCAAAAGCTGCAGTAGACACCATTTCATAATAAGCATACAGAAAAATCCTCCATTTTGTCGATTTTCAATGAGAAATTACATTCATATTTAAAGCGGCTTACCTCCCAATGCCCATTTATGGCTGAGATATAGTTATGTGCCAACCGGAAATGAATAATTTTAAGGGCCTAATAggataatatataatctgattGTACTAAATGTTGATGCTTCTGTGGTGGGTTTGCTGAAACTTCCTTCTATTTTCATCTTTAGAGTAGGAAGTGTTCTGTATGTTGATAAGTAGTGCACCTATGTAGCTGAAGGGTTGTTGAATGTAGAGTGATGATAGCATATTGTGAAGTGTGAACTCTTGACTTTATTACTTATATGTCACCTTGCTTCCTCTTGCCTCTTTGGACTATCAAGAATACCTTTATTAGTGTCTGTAACAGATACTTTTGCCTGTATTGACAGTTACTTCTTGTAGAGAGTATGTTTAATAAAGAAGAAACTGCATTTCAATTCAAACACCGAAAACTTACATTTTTAATCCATTACAACTTACATtgagttctttttctttgaagaaacattttgtGATACCTAATGGGGAGCTAGTAAACACATCACTTTTAAACCGCATGGACAGACCATGGAAGCAGCATAGATACACATTGAAGAAAAAACATTTCGATCCAGTGAAAACTCCAGAACATAACTTTTCCAATCTGCCTGATGGAGTCTCCTCTAAGAGTTGGTCGGATTTGGTTAACTATTGGTTTACACCAAAGGCAATGGTTTGTTACCTCGAAAGATCCtaaatttagtaagtttaatttattttattcatgCTAACATTGATTTCTTGAAACTAGGAAAAATCTGAACTGGGAAAAAATGCTCTAGCATTACAAGACCGTTTTCA
This genomic stretch from Spinacia oleracea cultivar Varoflay chromosome 3, BTI_SOV_V1, whole genome shotgun sequence harbors:
- the LOC130470219 gene encoding uncharacterized protein; protein product: MGGLLRSAFSVNVPPNFPTFEAREDGEWYEEPVSYDTDVQYDDFTIEEDATYKKLLQASEEKLYEGCINFSKLSFLLHLFHLKCMHHWSIESFNMLLKLILDAFPQILDFPSSYYYSKKMIKDLGLGYEKIDACPNDCMLYWGEFLEKDKCHVCGKSRWKTTKGKKSDDVSDQGTNTCKKGVPAKVMRYFPLIPRLKRIYMSSETAENMRWHDTERLGEDDKKILRHPSDAIAWKAFDERYTDFALDPRSVRLGLASDGFNPYRLMNTTYSTWPVVLIPYNLPPWLCMKPSSFILSTLIPGKASPGNDIGVYLQPLVHELKLLWGGVEAFDAFDGVKFNLRAALLWTINDFPSYAMLSGLSTKGYNACPICMDSTPSDRFGNKICYCSYRKWLPADHPYRRQGVKFCEKFGTNELGEAPSRPSGTDILRQQEKVEYVYGKSKAPPKKRQRGHTDNNDVQDEIVFGT